Proteins from a single region of Acanthochromis polyacanthus isolate Apoly-LR-REF ecotype Palm Island chromosome 11, KAUST_Apoly_ChrSc, whole genome shotgun sequence:
- the zftraf1 gene encoding zinc finger TRAF-type-containing protein 1, whose protein sequence is MSSLEERDVGVAAAPGSSSAGLGVGAVGAAVEAVAGVAAMQEEVGIRREGPEPDPDEPPKKRVKIPEGESGKLEERLYSVLCCTVCLDLPKASVYQCTNGHLMCAGCFIHLLADSRLKEEQATCPNCRCEISKNLCCRNLAVEKAVSELPTECTFCLKQFPRSSLERHQKEECQDRVTQCKYKRIGCPWQGPFHELPAHESECSHPTKTGTELMGILGEMDQNHRRDMQLYNSIFSLLCYEKIGFTEVQFRPYRTDDFITRLYYETPRFTVLNQTWVLKARVNDSERNPNLSCKRTLSFQLILKSKVNSALECSFLLLKGPYDDVRIKPVIHHHAFSNDANETDYVPLPISDSVECNKLLAAKNINLRLFIFQVQK, encoded by the exons ATGTCTTCACTGGAAGAGAGAGACGTGGGCGTTGCGGCCGCCCCTGGCTCCTCCTCGGCCGGCCTTGGGGTCGGGGCCGTGGGGGCAGCGGTGGAGGCTGTCGCCGGGGTCGCAGCCATGCAGGAGGAGGTCGGGATACGACGAGAAGGGCCCGAGCCTGACCCAGACGAGCCACCCAAGAAGAGGGTGAAAATACCCGAGGGAGAGTCAGGGAAGCTGGAGGAGAGACTGTACTCAGTGCTGTGCTGCACCGTGTGCCTAGACTTGCCCAAGGCGTCTGTTTACCAG TGTACCAATGGACACCTGATGTGCGCCGGCTGTTTTATCCACCTCCTAGCTGACTCCCGTCTCAAGGAGGAGCAGGCCACGTGTCCCAACTGCAG gtgTGAGATCAGCAAGAACCTGTGCTGCAGGAACCTTGCAGTGGAGAAGGCTGTCAGTGAGCTGCCGACAGAATGTACCTTCTGTCTAAAACAGTTCCCCCGCTCCAGCTTAGAGAGACACCAGAAAGAGGAGTGCCAAGACAG GGTGACACAGTGTAAGTACAAGAGGATCGGCTGCCCCTGGCAAGGTCCGTTTCATGAGCTGCCGGCACATGAAAGCGAGTGTTCTCATCCGACGAAGACTGGTACAGAGCTGATGGGAATTCTGGGGGAGATGGACCAGAACCACCGCAGAGACATGCAGCTCTACAACAGCATCTTTAGCCTGCTCTGCTACGAGAAGATTGGGTTTACAG AGGTTCAGTTCAGGCCGTACCGCACCGATGACTTCATCACTCGCTTATACTATGAAACACCGCGCTTCACCGTTCTCAACCAGACGTGGGTGCTGAAGGCCCGTGTCAACGACTCCGAGCGCAACCCCAACCTCTCCTGCAAGCGCACCCTCTCCTTCCAGCTCATCCTCAAGAGCAAG GTGAACTCGGCCCTGGAGTGctccttcctgctgctgaaggGGCCGTACGACGACGTGCGGATCAAGCCGGTCATCCACCACCACGCCTTCAGCAACGACGCCAACGAGACCGACTACGTCCCGCTGCCCATCTCCGACTCGGTGGAGTGCAACAAACTGCTGGCCGCCAAAAACATCAACCTACGCTTGTTCATCTTCCAAGTCCAAAAATAA